A region of Necator americanus strain Aroian chromosome I, whole genome shotgun sequence DNA encodes the following proteins:
- a CDS encoding hypothetical protein (NECATOR_CHRI.G2656.T1) has protein sequence MIDESNPMRLARKAWNHLGLFTRQEAVELLSERLVSQKRRVLMKDCVRIIYYCHVQRSSGCRYEMSVCIPNNPDEKLRIDDFNVHTCNPDDTRLRRRAKPQIEDFAKPIEKRKPAGGSNSGRDDNPLPFSLSDSMTTFLSGLNDQFEVENDLEIEQNDFKCADRGIGPNENLARFISELGDTTKQAAAISRPGPSNVWTTVDIDVVDFSKRPDPPFTFVFHAKDEASQYSYACPMIGNQPEVVADALMNLFCLFGPPSSVKLESCYRGTVLEAMLSEKFPTTDVIFYAENRNKQGTYAPRREESMIRERIYAWLMENGKVNWFKHLNEIKYVHNSEWIDELGGTPMELFFGRPRSSEQSHTQRPDGSAHDDDAFSDTYTNNSNEVKEDCGVLTLEGRSMKSEF, from the exons ATGATAGACGAGTCAAATCCGATGCGACTGGCGAGGAAAGCATGGAATCATCTTGGGCTCTTCACCCGCCAAGAAGCCGTCGAA CTCCTTTCGGAAAGGCTTGTCTCGCAGAAGCGACGTGTCTTGATGAAGGACTGTGTCAGGATCATCTACTATTGTCATGTGCAGAGGTCAAGTGGATGTCGGTACGAGATGAGCGTTTGCATTCCGAACAACCCTGACGAAAAG TTACGAATCGACGATTTCAATGTGCACACATGTAATCCAGACGATACTCGCCTCAGGCGCAGAGCAAAACCTCAAATTGAAGACTTTGCAAAACCAATTGAGAAGCGAAAACCCGCTGGTGGATCAAATAGTGGCAGAGATGACAATC CTTTGCCGTTCTCTTTGAGTGACTCAATGACGACATTCCTCTCTGGTTTAAACGACCAATTCGAAGTTGAAAACGATCTGGAAATTGAGCAG AATGACTTTAAATGCGCCGATCGTGGAATAGGACCCAATGAGAATTTGGCCAGGTTCATTTCGGAGTTAGGCGATACTACGAAGCAG GCTGCTGCTATCAGCAGACCTGGACCTTCGAATGTTTGGACGACGGTGGACATCGACGTAGTTGATTTCTCAAAACGACCAGACCCTCCTTTCACTTTCGTGTTCCATGCTAAGGATGAG GCTTCGCAATACTCCTACGCTTGTCCAATGATTGGGAACCAACCGGAAGTAGTTGCTGATGCACTGATGAACCTATTCTGTTTATTTGGCCCACCAAGCTCAGTCAAATTGGAGTCTTGCTATCGAG GGACCGTTCTGGAAGCCATgctttctgagaaatttccaACAACAGATGTAATTTTCTATGCTGAAAACCGGAACAAACAGGGAACCTACGCTCCAAG AAGAGAAGAGTCAATGATTCGTGAGAGGATTTACGCATGGCTCATGGAGAATGGCAAGGTGAACTGGTTCAAGCATCTTAATGAGATCAAATATGTACACAATTCTGAATGGATAGACGAATTAG GTGGAACCCCTATGGAGCTCTTTTTTGGTCGTCCTCGATCATCCGAACAATCGCACACACAGAGGCCGGATGGAAGTGCGCATGATGACGATGCTTTTAGCGATACGTACACAAATAACTCGAATG AAGTCAAAGAGGACTGTGGTGTGCTGACGTTGGAGGGGAGAAGTATGAAGAGCGAATTCTGA
- a CDS encoding hypothetical protein (NECATOR_CHRI.G2657.T1), which yields MFMHDGWVSDAPFTLNGTNISECTSYVYLGRELNMMNDLTSELGRRRRAAWGAYKSIEDVMKKTRNTRLRAHLFNTTVLLGLTYASEIWAFRKQEQTRRESLNAQLRK from the coding sequence atgttcatgcatgacggatgggtctcggatgccccattcacgctcaacggaacgaacatatccgaatgtaccagctacgtttatctgggtcgggaactgaacatgatgaacgacctgacctccgagctgggcaggaggagacgagcggcttggggagcgtacaagagcatcgaagaTGTAATGAAAAAGACTAGGAACACTCGGcttcgtgctcacctcttcaacactacCGTACTTCTTggtttgacctatgcttcggaaatcTGGGCATTTCGTAAGCAGGAACAAACGCGGCGAGAGTcactgaacgcgcaattgagaaagtga
- a CDS encoding hypothetical protein (NECATOR_CHRI.G2656.T2), with protein sequence MIDESNPMRLARKAWNHLGLFTRQEAVELLSERLVSQKRRVLMKDCVRIIYYCHVQRSSGCRYEMSVCIPNNPDEKLRIDDFNVHTCNPDDTRLRRRAKPQIEDFAKPIEKRKPAGGSNSGRDDNPLPFSLSDSMTTFLSGLNDQFEVENDLEIEQNDFKCADRGIGPNENLARFISELGDTTKQAAAISRPGPSNVWTTVDIDVVDFSKRPDPPFTFVFHAKDEASQYSYACPMIGNQPEVVADALMNLFCLFGPPSSVKLESCYRGTVLEAMLSEKFPTTDVIFYAENRNKQGTYAPRREESMIRERIYAWLMENGKVNWFKHLNEIKYVHNSEWIDELGGTPMELFFGRPRSSEQSHTQRPDGSAHDDDAFSDTYTNNSNDPGVC encoded by the exons ATGATAGACGAGTCAAATCCGATGCGACTGGCGAGGAAAGCATGGAATCATCTTGGGCTCTTCACCCGCCAAGAAGCCGTCGAA CTCCTTTCGGAAAGGCTTGTCTCGCAGAAGCGACGTGTCTTGATGAAGGACTGTGTCAGGATCATCTACTATTGTCATGTGCAGAGGTCAAGTGGATGTCGGTACGAGATGAGCGTTTGCATTCCGAACAACCCTGACGAAAAG TTACGAATCGACGATTTCAATGTGCACACATGTAATCCAGACGATACTCGCCTCAGGCGCAGAGCAAAACCTCAAATTGAAGACTTTGCAAAACCAATTGAGAAGCGAAAACCCGCTGGTGGATCAAATAGTGGCAGAGATGACAATC CTTTGCCGTTCTCTTTGAGTGACTCAATGACGACATTCCTCTCTGGTTTAAACGACCAATTCGAAGTTGAAAACGATCTGGAAATTGAGCAG AATGACTTTAAATGCGCCGATCGTGGAATAGGACCCAATGAGAATTTGGCCAGGTTCATTTCGGAGTTAGGCGATACTACGAAGCAG GCTGCTGCTATCAGCAGACCTGGACCTTCGAATGTTTGGACGACGGTGGACATCGACGTAGTTGATTTCTCAAAACGACCAGACCCTCCTTTCACTTTCGTGTTCCATGCTAAGGATGAG GCTTCGCAATACTCCTACGCTTGTCCAATGATTGGGAACCAACCGGAAGTAGTTGCTGATGCACTGATGAACCTATTCTGTTTATTTGGCCCACCAAGCTCAGTCAAATTGGAGTCTTGCTATCGAG GGACCGTTCTGGAAGCCATgctttctgagaaatttccaACAACAGATGTAATTTTCTATGCTGAAAACCGGAACAAACAGGGAACCTACGCTCCAAG AAGAGAAGAGTCAATGATTCGTGAGAGGATTTACGCATGGCTCATGGAGAATGGCAAGGTGAACTGGTTCAAGCATCTTAATGAGATCAAATATGTACACAATTCTGAATGGATAGACGAATTAG GTGGAACCCCTATGGAGCTCTTTTTTGGTCGTCCTCGATCATCCGAACAATCGCACACACAGAGGCCGGATGGAAGTGCGCATGATGACGATGCTTTTAGCGATACGTACACAAATAACTCGAATG ATCCAGGAGTTTGTTGA
- a CDS encoding hypothetical protein (NECATOR_CHRI.G2657.T2): MHDGWVSDAPFTLNGTNISECTSYVYLGRELNMMNDLTSELGRRRRAAWGAYKSIEDVMKKTRNTRLRAHLFNTTVLLGLTYASEIWAFRKQEQTRRESLNAQLRK; encoded by the coding sequence atgcatgacggatgggtctcggatgccccattcacgctcaacggaacgaacatatccgaatgtaccagctacgtttatctgggtcgggaactgaacatgatgaacgacctgacctccgagctgggcaggaggagacgagcggcttggggagcgtacaagagcatcgaagaTGTAATGAAAAAGACTAGGAACACTCGGcttcgtgctcacctcttcaacactacCGTACTTCTTggtttgacctatgcttcggaaatcTGGGCATTTCGTAAGCAGGAACAAACGCGGCGAGAGTcactgaacgcgcaattgagaaagtga
- a CDS encoding hypothetical protein (NECATOR_CHRI.G2658.T1), with translation MKKENFKKESKKKEETAIALRNLNIVALCSPPRIIPSVSPRKPPGLPKIHSSFGAEVQIKPKSPVVQDLINKLKKMSCAETAEEKSSTQKKEQNADETLPTVPQDLL, from the coding sequence ATGAAAAAggagaactttaaaaaagaatcgaagaaaaaagaagaaaccgcAATAGCTTTGAGAAATCTAAACATCGTCGCCTTGTGTTCTCCACCAAGAATAATCCCAAGTGTATCTCCCAGAAAACCACCCGGTTTGCCAAAAATCCACAGTTCATTTGGAGCGGaggttcaaataaaaccaaagtCACCTGTGGTTCAAGATCTAATAAACAAGCTGAAAAAGATGTCTTGCGCAGAGACCGCTGAAGAGAAGTCCTCGACACAAAAGAAGGAGCAGAATGCTGACGAAACTCTCCCCACTGTTCCACAAGACTTACTTTAA